The Bradysia coprophila strain Holo2 unplaced genomic scaffold, BU_Bcop_v1 contig_151, whole genome shotgun sequence genome contains a region encoding:
- the LOC119074483 gene encoding peptidyl-prolyl cis-trans isomerase 5: MNKFLILCVLALGVGVLGDSGPKVVDKVFFDITIGGEPAGRIEIGLFSGTVPKTARNFKELAEKPEGEGYKGSKFHRVIKDFMIQGGDFTRGDGTGGRSIYGERFEDENFKLKHYGSGWLSMANAGKDTNGSQFFITTKQTTWLDGRHVVFGKILSGMNVVRKIEALSTDSRDKPSKDVVIADSGSIPVSEPFSVDKADAEE; encoded by the exons ATGAACAAATTCTTGATACTCTGTGTCCTGGCTCTTGGAGTTGGAGTTTTGGGAGATAGTGGACCGAAAGTGGTTGATAAG GTCTTCTTCGATATAACCATCGGTGGTGAGCCTGCTGGCCGAATTGAAATCGGTCTGTTCAGTGGAACCGTACCAAAGACTGCACGTAACTTCAAGGAATTGGCCGAAAAGCCTGAAGGCGAAGG ATACAAAGGTAGCAAATTCCATCGTGTGATCAAAGACTTTATGATTCAAGGAGGCGATTTCACCCGTGGCGATGGTACTGGAG GTCGATCAATCTATGGCGAACGCTTCGAAGACGAAAACTTCAAGCTTAAGCACTACGGATCAGGATGGTTGAGCATG GCAAATGCTGGCAAAGACACAAACGGATCGCAATTTTTCATCACAACAAAGCAGACCACATGGTTGGACGGTAGACACGTCGTTTTCGGAAAGATTCTGTCCGGCATGAATGTTGTACGCAAAATCGAAGCGTTGTCAACTGACTCGAGAGACAAACCGTCGAAAGATGTTGTCATCGCCGATAGTGGATCGATTCCAGTGTCTGAACCATTTTCAGTCGACAAAGCCGATGCCGAAGAGtaa
- the LOC119074480 gene encoding uncharacterized protein LOC119074480 — protein MAKGKDTLKKISESVAVELGSTEDGTGLKFEEGFFKKTEEKLETAFHQMIGIMKFVNSFAYFMGVEFIDDWKLNARTVLGACFNFTMIIDETYTIYHMYPSVDCLILIGFICFTATVSTKLTILSRHHKKYMSAVGYMFQVLNSNSTGPRQQIFVDVITKLKYHFKINIGLIVGGISFYVAFPCYNYIFNGILTVISPLWLPIINSNNLRGYLVNTCYNVFFASFGCSICVAISCLLLVFVDIYDGLVSLVELDFASFDDLCEKMERGKMYDFRFKNLLMELTDLARLNSYMKDLFEIIATVQLTMSSIVVVSGIWAFIAFNFVGGLGPSLSFYSEMLMYCYMGQLLDNTNNRIERVICEAKWYTYEVKYQKDIFTLLYIAQNLQSIRIANMYPLNFGTGLNITQNVYSLIMFVLEMFT, from the exons ATGGCTAAAGGAAAAGACACTTTGAAG aaaatttcagaaagtGTTGCTGTCGAACTCGGTTCGACTGAGGACGGCACAGGGTTAAAGTTCGAGGAAGGATTTTTCAAGAAGACGGAAGAAAAGTTAGAAACGGCTTTCCATCAGATGATTGGAATTATGAAATTCGTCAACTCGTTTGCATACTTTATGGGGGTGGAATTCATTGATGATTGGAAACTCAATGCTAGAACCGTACTCGGTGCctgtttcaattttacaatGATTATTGATGAAACCTACACCATATACCATATGTACCCGTCGGTGGATTGCCTGATCTTGATAGGCTTTATTTGCTTCACCGCAACG GTTTCGACAAAGTTAACAATTCTGAGCCGTCACCACAAGAAATATATGTCGGCAGTGGGTTACATGTTCCAGGTTCTCAATAGCAATTCAACAGGACCACGACAGCAAATCTTCGTCGATGTTATAACGAAGCTAAAGTATCACTTTAAAATTAATATCGGCCTCATAGTGGGCGGTATTAGTTTCTATGTAGCTTTCCCGTGCtacaattacattttcaacggAATCTTGACAGTAATTTCGCCGCTTTGGCTACCCATTATCAATTCAAACAACTTACGGGGATATTTAGTGAACACTTGCTATAACGTTTTCTTTGCGAGCTTTGGCTGTTCAATTTGTGTCGCTATCAGTTGCTTATTACTTGTATTTGTTGATATATACGATGGCCTGGTGTCGTTAGTAGAGCTCGATTTTGCATCGTTTGATGATTTGTGCGAGAAAATGGAGCGTGGTAAGATGTACGATTTTCggttcaaaaatttattgatggaATTGACAGACTTAGCGAG attAAACTCGTACATGAAAgatttgtttgaaataattGCGACTGTACAACTTACTATGTCCTCTATTGTGGTTGTGAGTGGCATATGGGCATTTATTGCG tttaattttgtTGGTGGTCTTGGACCATCTCTGTCATTTTATTCTGAAATGTTGATGTACTGTTATATGGGACAGTTACTGGACAACACG AATAATAGAATCGAGAGGGTAATTTGTGAAGCGAAATGGTACACTTACGAAGTGAAGTATCAAAAGGACATCTTCACGCTTCTCTATATAGCCCAAAACTTGCAGTCTATTCGTATTGCAAACATGTATCCGCTAAACTTTGGCACCGGCTTAAAT ATAACCCAAAACGTTTATTCTTTGATAATGTTCGTGCTGGAAATGTTTACCTAA
- the LOC119074481 gene encoding protein elav isoform X2, translating into MMTNTMTQGGLDSQVLLATAQQQQHQAQKQNGGSTEGPTSDSNENRTNLIVNYLPQTMTEEEIRSLFSSVGEVESVKLVRDKSVVFPDPLNPGAPKGQSLGYGFVNYTKPQDADQAVNVLNGLRLQNKTIKVSFARPSSDAIKGANLYISGLPKSMTQQDLELIFSPYGTIITSRILQNAGNDSQTKGVGFIRYDTRDEAKRAIQAVNGSIPKGCTEAISVKFSNTPGSNNKLLQTPLPAFLSPHIARRIGGAMHNPVNKGLARFSPMAGDMLDVMLPGTNGISVAPGGGWSIFIYNLAPETEESTLWQLFGPFGAVQSVKIIKDSATNQCKGYGFVTMTNYEDAMMAIRALNGYALGNRVLQVSFKTNKQKG; encoded by the exons ATGATGACCAATACAATGACCCAAGGTGGCCTAGACAGTCAGGTTCTCCTAGCCACAGcccaacaacaacagcatCAAGCGCAGAAACAAAATGGCGGTTCTACGGAGGGACCGACCAGTGATTCCAATGAGAATCGAACAAATCTTATTGTCAACTATTTACCACAAACAATGACCGAAGAAGAAATTCGTTCGCTGTTTAGTAGCGTTGGAGAAGTGGAAAGTGTCAAATTAGTACGCGACAAATCGGTTGTTTTCCCCGATCCATTGAATCCGGGTGCACCGAAAGGTCAAAGTCTTGGCTACGGTTTTGTCAACTACACAAAGCCGCAAGACGCTGACCAAGCTGTGAATGTACTCAATGGGCTGCGATTACAGAACAAAACGATTAAAGTGTCATTCGCCCGGCCCAGTTCCGATGCCATCAAGGGAGCCAATCTGTACATTTCTGGTTTGCCGAAAAGTATGACACAACAGGATTTGGAGTTGATATTCAGTCCGTACGGCACAATCATTACATCgagaattttacaaaatgctgGCAACGATTCACAGACAAAAGGTGTCGGTTTCATTCGATACGACACAAGGGACGAGGCAAAACGAGCCATTCAGGCGGTCAACGGCAGTATACCGAAGGGCTGCACCGAAGCAATATCTGTGAAATTCTCAAACACACCGGGCAGCAACAATAAATTACTGCAAACGCCATTGCCAGCATTTTTGAGTCCGCACATAGCGCGACGAATCGGTGGCGCCATGCACAATCCAGTCAACAAAGGTTTGGCGAGATTTTCACCGATGGCTGGTGATATGTTGGACGTTATGCTTCCAGGCACGAATGGGATTAGCGTTGCGCCGGGCGGTGGCTGgagcattttcatttacaatttGGCGCCGGAAACGGAAGAGAGCACTTTGTGGCAATTGTTTGGACCGTTCGGTGCCGTGCAGAGTGTGAAAATAATCAAAGATTCAGCGACGAATCAGTGCAAAGGTTATGGCTTCGTAACGATGACAAATTATGAAGATGCAATGATGGCCATTAGAGCCTTGAACGGATATGCATTGGGCAATCGGGTGCTGCAGGTTAGCTTCAAGACGAACAAACAaaa AGGTTAG
- the LOC119074482 gene encoding arginase, hepatic, with product MFVIRRIDRHSLCRSVKLVKNMSSTANKRIGIIGCPFSKGQQLRGPELAPMAIRQAGLVYEMHSNNEALDVQDYGDVQIAHRKYSPEYPKNMRNYGQIVGTVANLASKVEEVLKDDRIAVTIGGDHSVGIGSIGAHLKHNKDIAVIWVDAHADINTNLTSLSGNIHGMTVALLAKELESYWPKLPGMEWLENKLSLKDIVYIGLRSIDPLEKMIMNKFNVHAYGMEDIDRHGIYGVVERALKYVDPENKKSFHVSYDIDSLDGLEAPSTGTKVRGGLTLREGICVLEEIYDTGRLAAVDLVEVNPAIGSDDDVAKTVDAAIQILKAACGTVRKGVMPNDVAIPKPCTD from the exons atgtttgtgATTCGGCGTATTGACCGTCATAGTTTATGTCGGAGTGTTAAACTTGTGAAGAATATGAGCTCTACTGCGAACAAGAGAATCGGCATTATTGGCTGTCCTTtca GTAAGGGTCAGCAGCTTAGAGGGCCTGAGTTAGCACCAATgg ccATAAGACAAGCTGGTCTAGTCTACGAAATGCACAGCAACAATG AGGCTCTCGATGTTCAAGATTATGGTGACGTTCAAATTGCCCACAGAAAATACTCACCAGAATATCCAAAAAATATGCGAAACTATGGTCAAATAGTAGGAACTGTAGCGAATCTAGCTAG TAAAGTCGAAGAAGTGTTAAAGGATGATAGAATCGCTGTTACAATTGGAGGCGATCATTCGGTGGGAATAG GATCAATCGGAGCACATTTGAAGCACAACAAAGACATTGCTGTTATATGGGTTGATGCACACGCCGATATAAATACCAATTTGACGTCGTTAAGTGGGAATATTCACGGGATGACCGTAGCATTATTAGCAAAAGAGCTCGAATCTTATTGGCCTAAATTGCCCGGTATGGAATGGCTGGAAAATAA attATCGCTGAAAGACATCGTCTACATTGGTTTGCGTTCCATTGATCCGCTGGAAAAGATGATTATGAACAAATTCAATGTGCATGCGTACGGAATGGAG GACATTGACAGACATGGAATTTATGGCGTTGTGGAAAGGGCACTAAAGTATGTAGATCCTGAAAATAAGAAATCTTTTCATGTCAGCTACGACATCGATTCATTGGATGGCTTGGAAGCTCCCAGCACTGGAACAAAAG TGCGCGGTGGATTGACCCTAAGAGAAGGTATATGTGTTCTGGAAGAAATTTACGACACAGGACGATTAGCAGCTGTTGATTTGGTTGAAGTGAATCCAGCTATTGGAAGTGACGATGATGTGGCTAAAACAGTGGATGCTGCTATACAAATATTGAAGGCCGCTTGTGGTACAGTTAGAAAAGGTGTTATGCCGAACGATGTTGCCATTCCGAAACCGTGTACAGattaa
- the LOC119074481 gene encoding protein elav isoform X1 codes for MMTNTMTQGGLDSQVLLATAQQQQHQAQKQNGGSTEGPTSDSNENRTNLIVNYLPQTMTEEEIRSLFSSVGEVESVKLVRDKSVVFPDPLNPGAPKGQSLGYGFVNYTKPQDADQAVNVLNGLRLQNKTIKVSFARPSSDAIKGANLYISGLPKSMTQQDLELIFSPYGTIITSRILQNAGNDSQTKGVGFIRYDTRDEAKRAIQAVNGSIPKGCTEAISVKFSNTPGSNNKLLQTPLPAFLSPHIARRIGGAMHNPVNKGLARFSPMAGDMLDVMLPGTNGISVAPGGGWSIFIYNLAPETEESTLWQLFGPFGAVQSVKIIKDSATNQCKGYGFVTMTNYEDAMMAIRALNGYALGNRVLQVSFKTNKQNEIL; via the exons ATGATGACCAATACAATGACCCAAGGTGGCCTAGACAGTCAGGTTCTCCTAGCCACAGcccaacaacaacagcatCAAGCGCAGAAACAAAATGGCGGTTCTACGGAGGGACCGACCAGTGATTCCAATGAGAATCGAACAAATCTTATTGTCAACTATTTACCACAAACAATGACCGAAGAAGAAATTCGTTCGCTGTTTAGTAGCGTTGGAGAAGTGGAAAGTGTCAAATTAGTACGCGACAAATCGGTTGTTTTCCCCGATCCATTGAATCCGGGTGCACCGAAAGGTCAAAGTCTTGGCTACGGTTTTGTCAACTACACAAAGCCGCAAGACGCTGACCAAGCTGTGAATGTACTCAATGGGCTGCGATTACAGAACAAAACGATTAAAGTGTCATTCGCCCGGCCCAGTTCCGATGCCATCAAGGGAGCCAATCTGTACATTTCTGGTTTGCCGAAAAGTATGACACAACAGGATTTGGAGTTGATATTCAGTCCGTACGGCACAATCATTACATCgagaattttacaaaatgctgGCAACGATTCACAGACAAAAGGTGTCGGTTTCATTCGATACGACACAAGGGACGAGGCAAAACGAGCCATTCAGGCGGTCAACGGCAGTATACCGAAGGGCTGCACCGAAGCAATATCTGTGAAATTCTCAAACACACCGGGCAGCAACAATAAATTACTGCAAACGCCATTGCCAGCATTTTTGAGTCCGCACATAGCGCGACGAATCGGTGGCGCCATGCACAATCCAGTCAACAAAGGTTTGGCGAGATTTTCACCGATGGCTGGTGATATGTTGGACGTTATGCTTCCAGGCACGAATGGGATTAGCGTTGCGCCGGGCGGTGGCTGgagcattttcatttacaatttGGCGCCGGAAACGGAAGAGAGCACTTTGTGGCAATTGTTTGGACCGTTCGGTGCCGTGCAGAGTGTGAAAATAATCAAAGATTCAGCGACGAATCAGTGCAAAGGTTATGGCTTCGTAACGATGACAAATTATGAAGATGCAATGATGGCCATTAGAGCCTTGAACGGATATGCATTGGGCAATCGGGTGCTGCAGGTTAGCTTCAAGACGAACAAACAaaa cgaaatactttaa